A stretch of DNA from Drosophila virilis strain 15010-1051.87 chromosome 5, Dvir_AGI_RSII-ME, whole genome shotgun sequence:
ACTGGTTGGTGGTTTGCGATGGgatggtgctgctgctggtcagtGTGATGGTGCAGGTGCTGGCGGTGCTTTGGGGAAGAGTGAAAAGAGTTTAACAGCAGCGCAAAGTTGGCTACATTAAAAATAGTTCAACTAAAAAAAACACGTTCGCAACAGTTGAGCTGTCGCCCGATGCATTGATTGCTCAACATTCTGGATATCATCTTCCGTTTGTTGTACACTCGATTGGTTGGCTAAATCCAGTTCAGCGGCCCGAGGCGCCTCTAGAAGCGCTTCAGGAGCAGCGGCTTGCTGCGATCAGCAAATGCCTGATTGATCCATTTGATGTCCGGCTTGGCGAAGCGCACCGATTGATTCTCGCCGCAATTGTTCTCACCGCTGTAGACGCCCTTGAGCTTGACATTGGAGCCGCTGCCGCAGGCCAGCGCGCTGCCAGCATCAAATTCGCAGGCATCGAACTTGGTGGCGCTGCAGACGCTGGTGCCGTCCGCACCGCAATCGCTGCGCGCCTGCGTTGAGGTCTGGGTCACGTGCATAATGGCGCCCTCCTCATGAACTGTGATGTGAGAGTTGCAAGGAATTAATCAAAGTTGGCCATAGACTGGGCGGCTTTCTTCTTCTGGGCTTACTTGACAGCGCCTGCTTGCCCCAGCCGGTGGTCACGCACTGCTCGGACGCGCCGGGATCCTCGTCACTGATGCAGATGGGCTGAATGTGGGTGGCGAACTCGAAACGCTTGTCCAGGCGTACGATGGCCATGTCATTGGCCTTGGTCGAGGGATCGTATGCGGGATGCACGTCAATGGTCTTGGCACCCACCAGCTGGAAGGGCAGGGGCTCGTTGGTGCTGCCCAGCTCCCATTCGCCGGCCTTGATGCGCACATCATTGACGGGCACGCTGCAGCGGCAGGGCGTATATTGTAATCTTctagagactagagactagataaaaaaaggaaacttaCCCGTCCACACAGCTGGCCGTGGTTAGCACGAACTCGTCTCCAATGATGGCGCCGCCGCAGAGCAGGGTCTTGCTCGACTCGCGCAGAATCATCGCTTGCCATGGGATCTCGGCAAAGTTGGCATCAATATCCTTAACGCCCGTGGGCTTGGTGCTGCAAATATGAAATCGGACAAAGTCAAGCAACTGTTCCAGGTTAGTTTTCAAAGCGAATTCCCAGCTTACCGCTTGTTGCGGGTGGCGCAAACGCCGGCGAGATTGACGGGCCAGGGATCGACATAGTTGGGATCGCGACAACACTTGCCGGGCGCACCACTGTCGGGCAGCAGGCAGTCGGTGAGCGGCACACGGAAGGCGGCCTCCATGGGGCTCAGTTGCAGGGGCGTATCGCTCAGCACGCCAATGGCATTGCAATAGTTCTCCGGGCTGCAGACAAGCGCTGAGGCGCACTTGGCATAGTGCTTGGGCAAATCGGCGGCACCGGGCGTGGGGAAGATCTGGGGCGAGAGCTGATCCTCGCCGCGGTACACGGGCTTCTCATTGGACGGCTGTGGCACACGGTCCGGTTCATAACGTGGCGGCTGTGTGGGACGCGGTTCGCGGTGTGGAATCTCGTTGACGGACACGGGCGGCAGGTACTCGTTAGTGGGGCGACGCGTCGGCGCCTGTGTGGGCTGTGGACGGTACGCAGGCTGGGTGGGTGCGGGCTGCTCGGGCTGTGGACGGTACGGCTGCTGCGTGGGCTGCGGGCGATAGGGCTGCTGCGTGGGCTGCGGACGGTACGGCTGCTGCGTGGGCTGTGGGCGGTACGGCTGCTGCGTGGGCTGTGGGCGTGTCGGCTGCGGAGCGCGTGTCTGCGTCGGCTGCGGCTGATAGATGGGCCGGCGAGTGGTTTGCGGTGGCAGATAATCAACCACGGGACGACGTGTGGTTGTGGGCGGCAGATACTCATTGGTGGGACGAGGCGCGGGCGCAGTTGTGGGCTGTGGCCGATAGGCGGGCTGTGTGGTGCGCACGGCGGGCACGGTGGGATTGGTGGGCAGCGGGAATGTCTTCTCGGGCAGGTTGAAAATGTAGCCATCCTCGGTCAGCGTAGTCGATGGCATGCGACAGCAAATGTCCGGCTCATAGCAACGGTTTGCCTGAAAGAAACCAAAAAGGCGAGAGACAGATATTATAAATTTGCCaagcgagagagggagggcTCACACAAATTAGCAACGGGCGGAGAGTCAGAGTCGTGTCTGGGTCGTGCTTTGGAGTCCATGAGGCAGCGCATTAAAT
This window harbors:
- the scaf gene encoding inactive serine protease scarface isoform X2, producing the protein MSRFRSPLALAPLLLLLAMQGAVNASYQANMFLNGQYQNDIKDQPETHFSVNPVSNPFLHHAVISRQAAPFQAPTYLPPLEQLKCANGQQCVRQDQCQNGYFSQQLPKIQNCNPESNICCTYRPPATRTTTTTTTTPVPYATCPRDSDCVAPQDCRNGEISAINYVKKQGANRCYEPDICCRMPSTTLTEDGYIFNLPEKTFPLPTNPTVPAVRTTQPAYRPQPTTAPAPRPTNEYLPPTTTRRPVVDYLPPQTTRRPIYQPQPTQTRAPQPTRPQPTQQPYRPQPTQQPYRPQPTQQPYRPQPTQQPYRPQPEQPAPTQPAYRPQPTQAPTRRPTNEYLPPVSVNEIPHREPRPTQPPRYEPDRVPQPSNEKPVYRGEDQLSPQIFPTPGAADLPKHYAKCASALVCSPENYCNAIGVLSDTPLQLSPMEAAFRVPLTDCLLPDSGAPGKCCRDPNYVDPWPVNLAGVCATRNKRTKPTGVKDIDANFAEIPWQAMILRESSKTLLCGGAIIGDEFVLTTASCVDGVPVNDVRIKAGEWELGSTNEPLPFQLVGAKTIDVHPAYDPSTKANDMAIVRLDKRFEFATHIQPICISDEDPGASEQCVTTGWGKQALSIHEEGAIMHVTQTSTQARSDCGADGTSVCSATKFDACEFDAGSALACGSGSNVKLKGVYSGENNCGENQSVRFAKPDIKWINQAFADRSKPLLLKRF
- the scaf gene encoding inactive serine protease scarface isoform X1; translated protein: MSLSWFMPAASGALTRTHTRDCNFHVRSPEKHKQATRIWNIKSNAMSRFRSPLALAPLLLLLAMQGAVNASYQANMFLNGQYQNDIKDQPETHFSVNPVSNPFLHHAVISRQAAPFQAPTYLPPLEQLKCANGQQCVRQDQCQNGYFSQQLPKIQNCNPESNICCTYRPPATRTTTTTTTTPVPYATCPRDSDCVAPQDCRNGEISAINYVKKQGANRCYEPDICCRMPSTTLTEDGYIFNLPEKTFPLPTNPTVPAVRTTQPAYRPQPTTAPAPRPTNEYLPPTTTRRPVVDYLPPQTTRRPIYQPQPTQTRAPQPTRPQPTQQPYRPQPTQQPYRPQPTQQPYRPQPTQQPYRPQPEQPAPTQPAYRPQPTQAPTRRPTNEYLPPVSVNEIPHREPRPTQPPRYEPDRVPQPSNEKPVYRGEDQLSPQIFPTPGAADLPKHYAKCASALVCSPENYCNAIGVLSDTPLQLSPMEAAFRVPLTDCLLPDSGAPGKCCRDPNYVDPWPVNLAGVCATRNKRTKPTGVKDIDANFAEIPWQAMILRESSKTLLCGGAIIGDEFVLTTASCVDGVPVNDVRIKAGEWELGSTNEPLPFQLVGAKTIDVHPAYDPSTKANDMAIVRLDKRFEFATHIQPICISDEDPGASEQCVTTGWGKQALSIHEEGAIMHVTQTSTQARSDCGADGTSVCSATKFDACEFDAGSALACGSGSNVKLKGVYSGENNCGENQSVRFAKPDIKWINQAFADRSKPLLLKRF